In one Syntrophales bacterium genomic region, the following are encoded:
- a CDS encoding efflux transporter outer membrane subunit — protein sequence MNRQLLFLLVGIVLFLGGCTLAPKYTQPQAPIPAQWPQGAAYKDTQAMPGAPAAPELSRQEFFADEQLQKIIEMALDNNRDLRLAALNVERARALYGIQRAELFPTVNAVGAGSKQRVPADLSTTGKSTTVERYDVNLGIASWEIDFFGRIRSLKDRALEEYLATEQARRSAQIALMSEVARVYLTLAADRGNLKLARSTLETQQAAYSLIQRRYDVGVATELDLRRAQIPVDAARGDVASFAQLVAQDQNALNLLAGSPVPKEFLPTDLSSVSPFKEISPGLSSEVLLRRPDIMAAEHRLKGAYAFIGAARAAFFPRISLTTSVGTASEELSGLFSSGSATWSFVPRITMPIFDARTWAALRVSKADREIVQTRYEKAIQTAFREVADTLAVQGTVDQRVSAQQSLVNAVAETYRLSNKRYTKGIDSYLGVLDAQRSLYAAQQGLISLRLAKLANQVMLYAVLGGGE from the coding sequence ATGAATAGACAACTGTTGTTTCTACTGGTTGGAATCGTCCTCTTTCTGGGCGGCTGCACCCTGGCACCAAAATACACACAGCCCCAGGCGCCGATCCCGGCACAGTGGCCACAGGGGGCGGCCTACAAAGACACACAGGCCATGCCCGGAGCGCCGGCAGCCCCGGAGCTGAGCCGACAGGAATTTTTTGCCGACGAACAGCTGCAAAAAATTATTGAGATGGCCTTGGACAATAACCGGGATCTGCGGCTTGCCGCCTTGAATGTGGAAAGGGCGCGCGCGCTGTACGGCATTCAACGGGCTGAACTGTTCCCCACGGTCAATGCGGTTGGTGCGGGGAGTAAGCAACGTGTGCCCGCCGATCTTTCAACCACCGGAAAATCGACGACGGTGGAACGATACGATGTCAATCTGGGTATTGCTTCCTGGGAGATCGATTTCTTCGGCCGCATCCGCAGCCTGAAAGATCGGGCGTTAGAAGAGTACCTGGCCACCGAGCAGGCCCGCCGCAGCGCACAGATTGCGCTGATGTCAGAGGTTGCCAGGGTGTACCTGACCCTTGCCGCGGATCGGGGAAACCTTAAACTGGCCCGGTCCACCCTTGAAACTCAACAGGCGGCCTATAGTTTAATTCAAAGGCGTTATGATGTTGGTGTCGCGACTGAACTTGATCTGCGACGAGCGCAAATTCCGGTAGACGCGGCTCGGGGAGATGTCGCCAGCTTTGCGCAATTGGTGGCACAGGATCAAAACGCCCTGAACCTTCTGGCAGGCTCTCCGGTGCCGAAAGAGTTCTTGCCGACAGACCTGAGTAGCGTCAGTCCCTTCAAAGAAATTTCTCCAGGCCTGTCTTCCGAAGTGCTCCTGCGCCGGCCTGATATTATGGCAGCAGAACATCGGCTCAAGGGGGCGTATGCCTTTATCGGCGCGGCCCGGGCGGCCTTCTTCCCCCGCATTTCTCTGACCACCTCGGTGGGAACCGCAAGCGAAGAACTGTCCGGTCTGTTTAGCTCCGGGTCGGCTACCTGGAGCTTTGTACCGCGGATCACTATGCCGATTTTTGACGCCCGAACCTGGGCCGCGCTGCGGGTCAGTAAAGCCGATCGGGAAATCGTCCAGACCCGGTATGAGAAGGCGATTCAGACAGCCTTCCGGGAAGTGGCAGATACCCTTGCCGTGCAGGGCACGGTGGACCAGCGGGTCTCTGCGCAACAATCTCTGGTCAATGCAGTTGCAGAAACATATCGCCTCTCAAATAAACGCTATACAAAGGGGATTGACAGCTACCTGGGCGTCCTTGATGCGCAGCGATCCCTCTATGCGGCGCAGCAGGGGCTCATTTCGCTCCGCCTGGCCAAACTCGCCAACCAGGTGATGCTTTACGCAGTACTGGGCGGAGGCGAGTAA
- a CDS encoding ACT domain-containing protein: MKVEQISIFLENRPGGLESVTRVLMDADINIRTLFLADTTDFGILRLIVNDVDAAKKVLKENGFSVGRTTVVAVEVPDRPGGLHSILEVLSKSGITVEYMYAFVEKSGQNAVMIFRFDSTDAAIEVLLQNGVTVLPGEKVYSI; this comes from the coding sequence ATGAAGGTGGAACAGATATCCATATTTCTGGAGAATAGGCCCGGGGGTCTTGAAAGTGTAACAAGGGTATTGATGGATGCTGACATAAACATCAGGACGTTGTTCCTTGCTGATACAACGGACTTTGGCATCCTTCGACTTATTGTTAATGATGTGGATGCCGCAAAGAAGGTGCTAAAAGAAAATGGCTTTTCCGTAGGCCGTACAACCGTAGTAGCAGTAGAGGTACCTGATCGACCGGGTGGTTTGCACAGTATTCTTGAGGTACTATCGAAAAGTGGTATAACGGTAGAATATATGTATGCATTTGTGGAAAAAAGCGGACAGAATGCGGTTATGATTTTCAGGTTCGATTCTACAGATGCAGCAATTGAGGTTCTGTTACAAAACGGTGTTACGGTGCTGCCGGGTGAAAAGGTTTACAGTATTTAA
- a CDS encoding phenylacetate--CoA ligase produces MIFNEEFETLPREVLEALQLKRLQQVVQRVYHTVGFYRKTFDEAGITPDDIKTLNDLHRVPFTTKEDLRDNYPFGLFAVPMSNIVRLHASSGITGRATVVGYTKRDIETWSRLMARSFVAAGVTKNDIVHNAYGYGLFTGGLGIHYGAEMLGASVIPISGGNTKRQIMILQDFGPTAICCTPSYALYLAEQGEEMGIDMRSLKLRVGILGAEPWSEKMRQEIENKLNITALDIYGLSEIMGPGVAMECREGHKGLHIFEDHFIVETINPDTGEVLPSGEEGELVFTTITKEAFPLIRYRTRDISKLMMEPCRCGRTYVRMDRVSGRSDDMLIIRGVNIFPSQIENVLIGIEGLEPHYQLVVYREDSLDALEIHVEVSEEVLSDSDEVRVLQKIERRIAKDIKDYLGVSARIKLVEPKTLPRFEGKASRVIDKRSI; encoded by the coding sequence ATGATTTTCAATGAAGAATTTGAAACGTTGCCAAGAGAAGTATTAGAAGCCTTACAACTGAAGAGACTACAGCAGGTCGTGCAACGTGTTTACCATACTGTAGGTTTCTACAGAAAAACTTTTGATGAAGCTGGAATTACCCCGGATGACATAAAAACTCTCAACGATCTCCATAGGGTTCCATTTACTACAAAAGAAGACCTGAGAGATAATTATCCATTCGGCCTCTTTGCAGTACCAATGAGCAATATCGTAAGGCTACATGCATCGTCGGGCATTACTGGCAGGGCTACTGTTGTTGGATATACAAAGAGAGACATTGAAACCTGGTCAAGACTCATGGCCAGATCCTTCGTTGCTGCGGGGGTGACTAAGAACGATATTGTACATAATGCCTACGGTTATGGACTTTTCACCGGAGGGCTTGGAATACATTATGGCGCGGAGATGCTTGGAGCAAGCGTGATTCCTATTTCAGGTGGTAATACAAAAAGACAGATCATGATATTACAGGATTTTGGCCCCACGGCCATATGCTGTACACCCTCGTATGCCCTCTATCTTGCCGAACAGGGTGAAGAAATGGGAATAGATATGAGGTCATTAAAGCTGCGCGTCGGGATTCTTGGTGCCGAACCGTGGAGTGAAAAAATGAGACAGGAAATAGAAAACAAGTTAAATATTACAGCGCTTGATATTTATGGACTTTCCGAGATCATGGGTCCCGGGGTGGCTATGGAATGCAGAGAGGGCCATAAAGGTCTCCATATATTTGAAGATCATTTCATAGTAGAAACTATTAATCCAGACACAGGAGAAGTTCTGCCGTCCGGTGAGGAGGGAGAGCTGGTGTTTACCACTATAACAAAGGAGGCGTTTCCCTTAATCCGGTATCGAACCAGGGATATATCAAAGCTGATGATGGAACCATGCAGGTGTGGCAGAACATATGTGAGGATGGACAGAGTGTCTGGTCGTAGTGATGACATGCTCATTATAAGGGGTGTCAATATATTCCCGTCCCAGATAGAAAACGTTCTTATTGGCATAGAGGGTCTTGAACCCCACTATCAGCTTGTAGTGTACAGAGAAGATTCGCTGGATGCCCTTGAGATACATGTAGAGGTGAGTGAAGAGGTTCTTTCCGATTCAGATGAGGTAAGGGTGCTTCAAAAGATTGAAAGACGTATTGCGAAGGATATAAAAGACTACCTGGGTGTCTCGGCAAGGATAAAACTGGTGGAACCAAAGACCCTGCCGCGATTTGAAGGTAAGGCCAGTCGTGTAATAGACAAAAGAAGCATTTAA
- a CDS encoding formate dehydrogenase accessory protein FdhE, with amino-acid sequence MAKMLKDTLKTIEKYKNYSPHYEELLDILEETLILREEYRHNMNESIFPIDEKLIEKKLSGGLTLVDFSGGKFDLAEPKKYFLALLKIAEKQTPDETREFAQKVKNGTTDYEKFIRDSFAIYNDEEILKELDDESLDLVELFLEESLRPALEILAEKYGKIIGESEWSEGYCPICGKEPKIGTLRGEGGQRFLFCNQCGLEWNFMRIKCPFCGNEEQQTLAYFTVEDDEKYRVDVCNVCKRYIKTVDFRNIKEEPNLDVEAIATLHLDMLANEEGYM; translated from the coding sequence ATGGCCAAAATGTTAAAGGATACACTAAAAACGATAGAAAAATACAAAAACTACAGCCCCCATTATGAGGAACTACTGGATATACTGGAAGAAACCTTGATCCTGCGGGAAGAATATCGACACAATATGAACGAGAGTATCTTCCCGATAGATGAAAAACTTATAGAAAAAAAACTTTCTGGTGGATTGACGCTGGTTGATTTTTCGGGTGGAAAGTTTGATTTAGCCGAACCTAAAAAATACTTCCTGGCACTCCTGAAAATAGCGGAAAAGCAAACCCCTGACGAAACCAGAGAATTCGCCCAAAAAGTTAAAAATGGCACCACTGATTATGAAAAATTTATTCGCGATTCTTTTGCAATCTACAATGATGAAGAGATATTAAAAGAACTGGATGATGAATCCCTTGATTTAGTAGAATTATTTCTGGAAGAAAGCCTGAGGCCTGCCCTTGAAATCCTTGCAGAAAAGTACGGTAAAATCATCGGAGAATCGGAATGGTCTGAGGGGTACTGTCCCATATGCGGCAAGGAACCCAAGATAGGAACATTAAGAGGAGAAGGGGGGCAAAGATTCCTTTTCTGCAACCAGTGCGGACTCGAATGGAACTTCATGCGCATTAAATGCCCATTCTGCGGTAACGAAGAACAGCAAACGTTAGCCTACTTTACCGTTGAAGATGATGAGAAATATCGAGTCGATGTATGTAATGTCTGTAAAAGGTACATCAAAACAGTGGACTTTAGAAACATAAAAGAAGAACCCAACCTTGACGTTGAGGCCATCGCTACATTACACCTTGATATGCTGGCCAATGAAGAAGGTTACATGTAG